The Dioscorea cayenensis subsp. rotundata cultivar TDr96_F1 chromosome 7, TDr96_F1_v2_PseudoChromosome.rev07_lg8_w22 25.fasta, whole genome shotgun sequence genome includes a region encoding these proteins:
- the LOC120264800 gene encoding histone-lysine N-methyltransferase EZ3-like isoform X1 produces MLSSSSSGAADLSSMRSKRPDGDHSKDAIHGISSKISQVKKETQASRLIFIRERVEKNRMELEEHSKSMFELAKGRGSDGSEHGNLLSVRMGSPLGKFGVLDSWEREGVNVQDENLSSGTVVFGSNGGKCVVRLIRLPFVEKIPPYTTWMFLDRNQRMAEDQSVVGRRQIYYDDKYGSETLICSDSEEEIIEPEEEKHKFSKGEDEIIWKVLQEHGVNPQALNVLSQSIYVNPSEIEKRYETLMKKNQDKGKRNTDSSAELESDGKLFLDKTLSSALDSFDTIFCRRCLVFDCRLHGCPQNLILPNEKLSSVFEPEELRTPCGDNCYLKRIADAEGLSHGISNTGNPNEIESMNLMEKLDTTRLDSEDSTPDDDSKDSTEPEGMSIDGITTTLQFARRNKAKRKVSKNENTAAENSQSTVEKCVGTIDKKQKILSGEDTFKNADSGDTDNFPNKTLDSVMEYDRMEKISSSSDLGQTSQNWNALEKDLYLKGVEIFGKNSCLIARNLLSGLKTCAEVSNYMFEDKGAIPSRPLFSNSTMEDSEKVDGDYLEQEMPRTRIWRRRGKARKLKYTWKSAGHPSVRKRIADGKQELCTQYNPCGCLQMCGKQCPCMQDGTCCEKYCGCSKSCKNRFRGCHCAKSQCRSRQCPCFAAGRECDPDVCRNCWVSCGDGSLGEPPARGDGYQCGNMKLLLKQQQRILLGRSDVAGWGAFIKNPVNKNDYLGEYTGELISHKEADKRGKIYDRANSSFLFDLNDQYVLDAYRKGDKLKFANHSSNPNCYAKVMLVAGDHRVGIFAKEHIEASEELFYDYRYGPDQAPAWARKPEGSKKDDPSVSHGRAQKVA; encoded by the exons AtgctctcctcctcctcctccgggGCCGCAGATCTCAGTTCCATGCGATCCAAG AGACCAGATGGAGATCATTCTAAAGATGCCATCCATGGCATCTCCTCGAAGATATCTCAGGTCAAGAAGGAAACCCAGGCCTCCAGATTGATCTTCATTAGA gAAAGAGTTGAGAAGAATCGGATGGAGTTGGAGGAGCATTCTAAATCAATGTTTGAGTTGGCGAAGGGTAGGGGTTCGGATGGATCGGAGCATGGAAACTTGCTCTCTGTGAGGATGGGGAGCCCTCTGGGCAAGTTTGGGGTCTTGGACTCTTGGGAGAGAGAGGGTGTCAACGTTCAAGATGAGAATTTGTCATCAGGCACAGTAGTGTTTGGGAGCAATGGAGGGAAGTGTGTTGTTCGCCTTATTAGGCTTCCTTTTGTCGAGAAGATTCCTCCTTATACTACATGGATGTTCTTGGATAG aAATCAAAGAATGGCTGAAGATCAGTCAGTGGTTGGGAGGAGACAGATTTATTATGATGATAAATATGGTAGTGAAACATTGATCTGTAGTGATAGTGAAGAAGAAATTATCGAGCCTGAGGAAGAGAAGCATAAGTTTTCTAAAGGAGAAGATGAGATAATCTG GAAAGTTCTTCAGGAGCATGGTGTAAACCCTCAAGCACTGAATGTTCTCTCTCAGTCTATTTATGTAAACCCATCAGAAATCGAG AAAAGGTATGAAACGCTTATGAAGAAAAATCAGGACAAAGGCAAGAGAAATACTGATTCTTCTGCCGAACTGGAGTCTGATGGGAAACTATTTCTTGACAAGACTCTTAGTTCAGCTTTGGATTCTTTTGATACTATCTTTTGTCGGCGTTGTTTG GTTTTTGACTGTCGCCTACATGGCTGTCCACAAAATTTAATCCTTCCT AATGAAAAATTGTCTTCGGTATTTGAACCAGAGGAATTAAGAACGCCATGCGGAGATAACTGCTACCTTAAG AGAATAGCTGATGCTGAAGGTCTGTCTCATGGCATCTCAAACACTGGCAACCCGAATGAGATTGAATCTATGAATTTGATGGAGAAACTTGATACTACACGGTTAGATTCAGAGGATTCAACTCCTGATGATGATAGTAAGGACTCGACAGAACCTGAAGGAATGTCCATTGATGGAATCACTACCACTCTGCAATTTGCTCGGCGAAATAAAGCTAAGAGAAAAGTTTCGAAGAATGAAAATACGGCAGCAGAGAACAGCCAGTCTACTGTTGAAAAATGTGTTGGTACTATTGATAAAAAGCAGAAGATACTATCTGGGGAAGATACTTTTAAGAATGCTGATTCTGGAGACACAG ATAATTTCCCCAATAAAACCTTGGACAGTGTAATGGAATATGATAGGATGGAGAAAATTTCATCCAGTTCTGACCTGGGACAAACTTCCCAAAATTGGAATGCTCTTGAGAAAGATCTTTACTTAAAGGGTGTAGAAATATTTGGGAAGAACAG TTGTCTTATCGCGAGAAATTTACTTTCGGGTCTGAAGACTTGTGCGGAGGTATCAAATTATATGTTTGAAGACAAGGGTGCCATACCAAGCAGGCCATTATTCTCAAATTCGACCATGGAAGACAGTGAGAAGGTTGATGGTGATTATCTG gaaCAGGAGATGCCTAGAACTCGTATATGGCGGCGGAGGGGCAAAGCAAGAAAGCTAAAGTATACCTGGAAATCTGCGGGACACCCATCTGTGCGCAAAAGAATTGCTGATGGAAAGCAGGAGCTCTGCACGCAATATAATCCATGCGGTTGCCTGCAAATGTGTGGGAAACAATGCCCTTGTATGCAGGATGGAACATGCTGCGAGAAGTACTGTGG gtGCTCAAAAAGCTGCAAGAACCGGTTCAGAGGATGTCACTGTGCCAAGAGTCAATGTAGAAGCCGACAGTGCCCTTGTTTTGCAGCTGGCCGTGAATGTGATCCAGACGTCTGTCGAAATTGTTGGGTCAG CTGTGGAGATGGCTCATTAGGCGAACCTCCAGCAAGAGGAGATGGTTACCAATGTGGCAACATGAAACTTCTTTTGAAGCAACAACAAAGA ATATTGTTGGGGAGGTCTGATGTTGCTGGATGGGGAGCCTTCATAAAG AACCCAGTTAATAAGAATGATTATCTTGGAGAATACACTGGAGAATTAATTTCACATAAAGAAGCCGACAAGCGTGGGAAGATATATGACCGTGCGAATTCATCCTTCCTTTTTGATCTGAATGATCAG TATGTTCTTGATGCTTATCGTAAGGGTGACAAGCTGAAATTCGCAAATCATTCGTCAAACCCCAATTGTTATGctaag GTCATGCTTGTGGCGGGAGATCATCGGGTTGGAATTTTTGCTAAAGAACACATTGAAGCCAGTGAAGAACTTTTCTATGATTATCGTTACGGACCAGACCAAGCACCTGCATGGGCGCGAAAACCAGAGGGATCGAAAAAAGATGATCCATCAGTCTCTCATGGTAGAGCTCAGAAGGTTGCTTGA
- the LOC120264800 gene encoding histone-lysine N-methyltransferase EZ3-like isoform X2 produces the protein MLSSSSSGAADLSSMRSKRPDGDHSKDAIHGISSKISQVKKETQASRLIFIRERVEKNRMELEEHSKSMFELAKGRGSDGSEHGNLLSVRMGSPLGKFGVLDSWEREGVNVQDENLSSGTVVFGSNGGKCVVRLIRLPFVEKIPPYTTWMFLDRNQRMAEDQSVVGRRQIYYDDKYGSETLICSDSEEEIIEPEEEKHKFSKGEDEIIWKVLQEHGVNPQALNVLSQSIYVNPSEIEKRYETLMKKNQDKGKRNTDSSAELESDGKLFLDKTLSSALDSFDTIFCRRCLVFDCRLHGCPQNLILPNEKLSSVFEPEELRTPCGDNCYLKRIADAEGLSHGISNTGNPNEIESMNLMEKLDTTRLDSEDSTPDDDSKDSTEPEGMSIDGITTTLQFARRNKAKRKVSKNENTAAENSQSTVEKCVGTIDKKQKILSGEDTFKNADSGDTDNFPNKTLDSVMEYDRMEKISSSSDLGQTSQNWNALEKDLYLKGVEIFGKNSCLIARNLLSGLKTCAEVSNYMFEDKGAIPSRPLFSNSTMEDSEKEQEMPRTRIWRRRGKARKLKYTWKSAGHPSVRKRIADGKQELCTQYNPCGCLQMCGKQCPCMQDGTCCEKYCGCSKSCKNRFRGCHCAKSQCRSRQCPCFAAGRECDPDVCRNCWVSCGDGSLGEPPARGDGYQCGNMKLLLKQQQRILLGRSDVAGWGAFIKNPVNKNDYLGEYTGELISHKEADKRGKIYDRANSSFLFDLNDQYVLDAYRKGDKLKFANHSSNPNCYAKVMLVAGDHRVGIFAKEHIEASEELFYDYRYGPDQAPAWARKPEGSKKDDPSVSHGRAQKVA, from the exons AtgctctcctcctcctcctccgggGCCGCAGATCTCAGTTCCATGCGATCCAAG AGACCAGATGGAGATCATTCTAAAGATGCCATCCATGGCATCTCCTCGAAGATATCTCAGGTCAAGAAGGAAACCCAGGCCTCCAGATTGATCTTCATTAGA gAAAGAGTTGAGAAGAATCGGATGGAGTTGGAGGAGCATTCTAAATCAATGTTTGAGTTGGCGAAGGGTAGGGGTTCGGATGGATCGGAGCATGGAAACTTGCTCTCTGTGAGGATGGGGAGCCCTCTGGGCAAGTTTGGGGTCTTGGACTCTTGGGAGAGAGAGGGTGTCAACGTTCAAGATGAGAATTTGTCATCAGGCACAGTAGTGTTTGGGAGCAATGGAGGGAAGTGTGTTGTTCGCCTTATTAGGCTTCCTTTTGTCGAGAAGATTCCTCCTTATACTACATGGATGTTCTTGGATAG aAATCAAAGAATGGCTGAAGATCAGTCAGTGGTTGGGAGGAGACAGATTTATTATGATGATAAATATGGTAGTGAAACATTGATCTGTAGTGATAGTGAAGAAGAAATTATCGAGCCTGAGGAAGAGAAGCATAAGTTTTCTAAAGGAGAAGATGAGATAATCTG GAAAGTTCTTCAGGAGCATGGTGTAAACCCTCAAGCACTGAATGTTCTCTCTCAGTCTATTTATGTAAACCCATCAGAAATCGAG AAAAGGTATGAAACGCTTATGAAGAAAAATCAGGACAAAGGCAAGAGAAATACTGATTCTTCTGCCGAACTGGAGTCTGATGGGAAACTATTTCTTGACAAGACTCTTAGTTCAGCTTTGGATTCTTTTGATACTATCTTTTGTCGGCGTTGTTTG GTTTTTGACTGTCGCCTACATGGCTGTCCACAAAATTTAATCCTTCCT AATGAAAAATTGTCTTCGGTATTTGAACCAGAGGAATTAAGAACGCCATGCGGAGATAACTGCTACCTTAAG AGAATAGCTGATGCTGAAGGTCTGTCTCATGGCATCTCAAACACTGGCAACCCGAATGAGATTGAATCTATGAATTTGATGGAGAAACTTGATACTACACGGTTAGATTCAGAGGATTCAACTCCTGATGATGATAGTAAGGACTCGACAGAACCTGAAGGAATGTCCATTGATGGAATCACTACCACTCTGCAATTTGCTCGGCGAAATAAAGCTAAGAGAAAAGTTTCGAAGAATGAAAATACGGCAGCAGAGAACAGCCAGTCTACTGTTGAAAAATGTGTTGGTACTATTGATAAAAAGCAGAAGATACTATCTGGGGAAGATACTTTTAAGAATGCTGATTCTGGAGACACAG ATAATTTCCCCAATAAAACCTTGGACAGTGTAATGGAATATGATAGGATGGAGAAAATTTCATCCAGTTCTGACCTGGGACAAACTTCCCAAAATTGGAATGCTCTTGAGAAAGATCTTTACTTAAAGGGTGTAGAAATATTTGGGAAGAACAG TTGTCTTATCGCGAGAAATTTACTTTCGGGTCTGAAGACTTGTGCGGAGGTATCAAATTATATGTTTGAAGACAAGGGTGCCATACCAAGCAGGCCATTATTCTCAAATTCGACCATGGAAGACAGTGAGAAG gaaCAGGAGATGCCTAGAACTCGTATATGGCGGCGGAGGGGCAAAGCAAGAAAGCTAAAGTATACCTGGAAATCTGCGGGACACCCATCTGTGCGCAAAAGAATTGCTGATGGAAAGCAGGAGCTCTGCACGCAATATAATCCATGCGGTTGCCTGCAAATGTGTGGGAAACAATGCCCTTGTATGCAGGATGGAACATGCTGCGAGAAGTACTGTGG gtGCTCAAAAAGCTGCAAGAACCGGTTCAGAGGATGTCACTGTGCCAAGAGTCAATGTAGAAGCCGACAGTGCCCTTGTTTTGCAGCTGGCCGTGAATGTGATCCAGACGTCTGTCGAAATTGTTGGGTCAG CTGTGGAGATGGCTCATTAGGCGAACCTCCAGCAAGAGGAGATGGTTACCAATGTGGCAACATGAAACTTCTTTTGAAGCAACAACAAAGA ATATTGTTGGGGAGGTCTGATGTTGCTGGATGGGGAGCCTTCATAAAG AACCCAGTTAATAAGAATGATTATCTTGGAGAATACACTGGAGAATTAATTTCACATAAAGAAGCCGACAAGCGTGGGAAGATATATGACCGTGCGAATTCATCCTTCCTTTTTGATCTGAATGATCAG TATGTTCTTGATGCTTATCGTAAGGGTGACAAGCTGAAATTCGCAAATCATTCGTCAAACCCCAATTGTTATGctaag GTCATGCTTGTGGCGGGAGATCATCGGGTTGGAATTTTTGCTAAAGAACACATTGAAGCCAGTGAAGAACTTTTCTATGATTATCGTTACGGACCAGACCAAGCACCTGCATGGGCGCGAAAACCAGAGGGATCGAAAAAAGATGATCCATCAGTCTCTCATGGTAGAGCTCAGAAGGTTGCTTGA
- the LOC120264801 gene encoding protein trichome birefringence-like 6: MERQRSFSIKPSKLLFLSFTISSSLLFFFIFSFWFLTPLSSSSSSYTNTIHSINGLQTLKAQPFAFSKDILFDATAQNPILVTAHLNPTPEIPLNYSLKNESSVHSSRKEAALIVDKNGEKEVGSTCDVSDGKWVYDSKYPLYTNDSCPFIDGGFSCEANGRLDREYLKWRWQPNGCNIPRFNPVKMLELIRGKRLVFVGDSINRNQWESMLCMLRGAIRNPNRVFEARGRRITKGRGNYNFKFPDYSCSVEYYVTHFLVHESKARIGHKRSKTLRIDTIDRSSSRWRGADILVFNTAHWWSHYKTKAGVNYYQEGDMVHPRLDASTAFRKAMMTWASWVDRHVNRAKTRVFFRSSSPSHFKGGEWNSGGHCQESTHPLNDTTNRASPEKNKIVEDVVKQMRTPVTILNITNLSGLRIDGHPSIYGRKAGKGFRSIIQDCSHWCLPGVPDTWNELLYFHLLSQQKQTLTS, translated from the exons ATGGAGAGGCAGAGGAGTTTCTCCATCAAGCCTTCCAAGCTCCTCTTCTTGTCCTTCACCATCTCCTCctcccttctcttcttcttcatcttctccttttGGTTCCTCACCcctttatcatcatcatcctcctcttaCACCAacaccattcactccattaatGGCCTCCAAACCTTGAAAGCTCAGCCCTTTGCTTTCTCCAAAGATATTCTCTTTGATGCCACTGCTCAAAATCCAATCTTGGTCACTGCCCATCTGAATCCAACCCCTGAAATCCCTCTGAATTATTCACTGAAGAATGAGAGTTCTGTGCATTCTTCTAGAAAGGAGGCAGCTTTGATTGTTgataagaatggagaaaagGAGGTTGGAAGCACTTGTGATGTTTCTGATGGAAAATGGGTTTATGATTCAAAGTATCCTTTGTATACAAATGATTCTTGTCCATTCATTGATGGAGGTTTTAGTTGTGAGGCAAATGGTAGATTGGATAGGGAGTATTTGAAGTGGAGGTGGCAGCCAAATGGATGTAACATCCCAAG ATTTAATCCTGTGAAAATGCTTGAGCTGATTAGAGGAAAAAGACTGGTTTTTGTTGGTGATTCAATTAATAGAAACCAGTGGGAATCCATGCTATGTATGTTGAGAGGAGCCATTAGAAATCCTAATCGGGTTTTCGAGGCTCGTGGTCGAAGAATCACAAAAGGAAGAGGAAATTATAACTTTAAATTTCCG GACTACTCTTGTAGTGTTGAGTACTATGTAACTCACTTCTTGGTGCATGAGAGTAAGGCAAGAATTGGGCATAAGAGATCAAAAACATTGCGAATCGATACAATCGATAGGAGTTCTTCTAGATGGAGAGGAGCTGATATCTTGGTCTTCAATACTGCCCATTGGTGGTCACATTACAAGACTAAAGCCGG AGTGAATTACTACCAAGAAGGCGATATGGTTCATCCCCGTCTTGATGCTTCTACTGCCTTTCGGAAAGCTATGATGACTTGGGCTTCATGGGTTGATCGGCATGTCAATCGAGCCAAAACCCGAGTTTTTTTCCGAAGTTCATCACCATCTCATTTCAA GGGTGGTGAATGGAATTCCGGGGGGCATTGCCAAGAGAGCACTCACCCTTTAAACGACACAACTAATCGGGCATCACCGGAGAAAAACAAGATCGTAGAGGACGTTGTAAAGCAAATGAGAACTCCGGTGACTATTTTGAACATCACCAATTTATCAGGACTTAGAATAGATGGTCATCCCTCAATATATGGGCGAAAGGCCGGCAAAGGATTTCGATCAATCATTCAGGATTGCAGCCATTGGTGTCTTCCTGGAGTTCCTGATACATGGAATGAACTCTTGTATTTTCATTTGCTTTCTCAACAGAAACAAACTCTTACAAGCTAA
- the LOC120264339 gene encoding uncharacterized protein LOC120264339 — MSRRCGRTAALLLLLTAIPIALLFSLERSASGYRYSSGGWFHECAKWDAFADRFLVSTSTSGTIGEIIIGTGSELEEKTVVSDADVAGNWSMGIAIDRRRNRLLVVYADVLGLTYSGVAAYDLRSWERRFLIQLASKGGEKSAANDVAVDEDGNAYITDAKANKIWKIGSNGELLSIIQSDVFVQRKEWYYNFDGLNGIIYHPNGFLLVMHTASGHLFKVDIATENVTMVNVNGSIFMGDGLELLSPTKLVVAGTLFTKLVESTDEWNTAITTGRYIGPFHHIFTSATVKDSKVYLNHVIGRKSSHLISEANFTPLNSI; from the exons ATGTCTCGGCGCTGCGGCCGCACGGCGgcgctcctcctcctcctcaccgCCATCCCCATCGCCCTACTATTCTCCCTTGAGCGCTCTGCCAGTGGCTACAGGTACAGCAGTGGTGGTTGGTTCCACGAGTGCGCTAAGTGGGATGCCTTCGCCGACCGCTTCCTCgtctccacctccacctccggAACCATCGGCGAGATCATCATCGGCACCGGTTCAGAGCTGGAGGAGAAGACGGTGGTTTCGGATGCTGACGTGGCGGGAAACTGGTCTATGGGGATCGCCATTGACCGGCGGCGCAACCGGCTTCTCGTCGTGTACGCCGATGTGCTCGGATTAACCTACAGCGGTGTCGCCGCCTACGATCTCCGCTCGTGGGAACGGAGGTTTCTCATCCAGCTCGCCAGCAAAG GTGGTGAAAAATCAGCTGCTAATGATGTTGCTGTGGATGAAGACGGGAATGCATATATCACCGACGCCAAGGCAAATAAGATATGGAAAATAGGATCGAACGGTGAACTGTTATCTATAATACAAAGCGATGTGTTTGTCCAAAGGAAGGAATGGTACTACAACTTTGACGGTCTCAATGGTATTATATACCATCCGAATGGTTTTCTTCTTGTTATGCATACAGCAAGTGGTCATCTATTCAAGGTTGACATTGCGACGGAAAATGTGACAATGGTTAATGTGAATGGTTCTATATTCATGGGAGATGGTTTGGAGCTTCTCTCGCCGACAAAACTAGTTGTCGCTGGTACTCTATTTACTAAATTAGTCGAAAGCACAGACGAATGGAATACCGCTATTACCACAGGAAGATACATTGGTCCATTCCACCACATTTTTACGTCGGCAACAGTGAAGGATAGTAAGGTATATCTTAACCATGTCATCGGCAGAAAGAGCTCTCATTTGATATCAGAGGCGAATTTCACTCCTCTGAACTCAATCTAA
- the LOC120265971 gene encoding uncharacterized protein LOC120265971: protein MSRRCGRTAALLLLLTAIPIALIFSIERSASGYKYSGGGWFHECAKWDASADRFLVSTFTSGTIGEITIGAGSELEEKTVVSDVDVAGNWSLGIAIDRRRNRLLVVYADVLGLTYGGVAAYDLRSWERRFLIQLAGKGGEKSFADDVAVDEDGNAYITDAKANKIWKVGLNGELLSVIRSDVFVQRKEWFYNFVGLNGIVYHPNGYLLVIHTATGHLFKVDIATENVTVVNVKGSLFMGDGLELLSPTKLVVAGSLFTKLVESTDEWNTAFTTARYIGLLHRIVSSATVKDGKVYLNHIISRKSSHLIAEANFTPLNSI, encoded by the exons ATGTCCCGGCGCTGCGGCCGCACGGCGgcgctcctcctcctcctcaccgCCATCCCCATCGCCCTAATTTTCTCCATTGAACGCTCTGCCAGCGGCTACAAGTACAGCGGTGGTGGTTGGTTCCACGAGTGCGCTAAGTGGGATGCTTCCGCTGATCGCTTCCTCGTCTCCACCTTCACCTCCGGAACCATCGGCGAGATCACCATCGGCGCCGGTTCAGAGCTGGAGGAGAAGACGGTTGTTTCGGATGTTGACGTGGCGGGAAACTGGTCTTTGGGGATCGCCATTGACCGGCGGCGCAACCGGCTTCTCGTCGTGTACGCCGACGTGCTCGGCTTAACCTACGGCGGCGTCGCCGCCTACGATCTCCGCTCGTGGGAACGGAGGTTTCTCATCCAGCTCGCCGGCAAag GTGGTGAAAAATCATTTGCTGATGATGTTGCTGTGGATGAAGACGGGAATGCATATATCACCGATGCGAAGGCAAATAAGATATGGAAAGTAGGATTGAACGGCGAATTGTTATCAGTTATACGAAGTGATGTGTTTGTCCAAAGGAAGGAATGGTTCTACAACTTTGTCGGTCTTAATGGAATTGTATACCATCCGAATGGTTATCTTCTCGTGATACATACGGCAACTGGCCATTTGTTCAAGGTTGACATTGCAACGGAAAATGTGACAGTGGTTAATGTAAAGGGCTCTCTGTTTATGGGGGACGGTTTGGAGCTTCTCTCGCCGACAAAACTAGTTGTCGCCGGTAGTCTATTTACTAAATTAGTTGAAAGCACAGACGAATGGAACACTGCTTTTACCACAGCAAGATACATTGGTCTGTTACACCGCATTGTATCATCAGCAACAGTGAAGGATGGTAAGGTTTATCTTAACCATATCATCAGCAGAAAGAGCTCTCATTTGATTGCAGAGGCTAATTTCACTCCTCTGAACTCAATCTAA
- the LOC120265979 gene encoding homeobox protein knotted-1-like 1, with product MGDLYSIHPGIWRDDDTSSSLPTLPILPKLPSLHPLSQQNSKSSDLLKAQIASHPLYPSLLSSYIQCRKVGAPPEVATLLEEISSEQHHPTIISGELGADPELDEFMECYCRVLEKYKEELSKPLDEAATFLTEIETQLGDLCKSSHSSSSSTTAINSFSDEAAGSSDEELSCGDVDASESRESGTRFPDQDLKEMLLKKYSGYLSNLKKEFMKKRKKGKLPKDARLTLLDWWNSHYRWPYPTDEEKVKLAEMTGLDPKQINNWFINQRKRHWKPSDDMKFALMEGVNSGGSVTTLYFDKGATIDP from the exons ATGGGTGATCTCTATAGCATACATCCAGGGATCTGGAGAGATGATGACACTTCTTCCTCACTTCCCACTCTCCCCATACTTCCCAAACTTCCATCTCTTCATCCTCTTTCTCAACAAAACTCTAAATCTTCAGATCTCCTCAAAGCTCAGATCGCTTCTCATCCTCTCTACCCTTCTCTTCTCTCCTCCTACATCCAATGCCGCAAG GTTGGCGCGCCACCGGAAGTAGCAACACTACTTGAAGAGATCTCTTCTGAGCAGCACCACCCCACCATCATCTCCGGCGAGCTCGGTGCTGATCCAGAGCTTGATGAGTTCAtg gaaTGTTATTGCCGAGTTTTGGAGAAGTATAAAGAGGAGCTAAGTAAACCACTGGATGAAGCTGCAACATTCTTGACAGAGATTGAAACACAGCTTGGGGATCTCTGCAAGAGCTCacattcatcatcttcttcaacaacAGCGATTAACTCATTCTCTG ATGAAGCAGCAGGGTCATCTGATGAGGAGCTAAGCTGCGGAGATGTGGATGCATCAGAAAGCCGGGAATCCGGGACACGGTTTCCCGACCAAGACTTGAAGGAGATGCTTCTGAAGAAGTACAGTGGATATCTAAGCAACTTAAAAAAAGAATTcatgaagaaaaggaagaagggTAAGCTACCGAAAGACGCGAGACTAACATTGCTCGACTGGTGGAACTCCCATTATCGATGGCCTTACCCGACG GATGAAGAGAAGGTAAAGTTGGCAGAAATGACAGGTTTGGATCCAAAACAGATAAATAACTGGTTTATTAACCAGAGGAAGAGACACTGGAAGCCTTCCGACGACATGAAGTTCGCTCTCATGGAGGGTGTCAACAGCGGAGGGAGTGTGACGACATTGTATTTCGACAAAGGTGCTACCATTGATCCATGA
- the LOC120264368 gene encoding uncharacterized protein LOC120264368 — translation MIDIQKRRVQLALLIGGIIVLSMTAEKFREFVGDEASSKSGKFTFLNCFDMGSGSLACVAKEGVKLYVYSIRSAHVEKIRQRATEVALTEALTGGLTPAVAAKEAQKAGTKAAKQATREAKRITGPIISSGWDFFEAIYYGGSMTEGFLRGIGTLFGTYAGGFHGEQRLGKLGYLMGSHFGSWVGGRIGLMVYDIGNGLHYLLQFVEPEANTGSEDVYNAEENEGNYWRRDDESSEYYQTQEENSESSEGWSLF, via the exons ATGATAGACATCCAGAAGCGGCGGGTTCAGCTCGCCCTCTTGATTGGCGGCATCATTGTTCTCAGCATGACAG CTGAGAAATTTAGGGAGTTTGTCGGAGATGAAGCATCATCAAAGAGTGGGAAGTTCACCTTTCTGAACTGCTTCGATATGGGCTCCGGTAGTCTGGCCTGTGTTGCGAAAGAAGGTGTAAAGCTCTACGTGTATAGTATCAGAAGTGCTCATGTTGAGAAAATACGGCAACGTGCAACTGAGGTTGCACTCACTGAGGCACTGACGGGAGGATTGACTCCCGCTGTCGCGGCCAAGGAGGCACAAAAGGCCGGAACAAAAGCCGCAAAGCAGGCCACGAGGGAAGCCAAACGCATCACAGGACCAATCATATCCTCAGGTTGGGACTTTTTCGAAGCGATATACTATGGTGGTTCAATGACCGAAGGCTTTCTTAGGGGTATAGGCACATTGTTTGGCACCTATGCCGGAGGATTCCACGGAGAACAGAGACTCGGCAAATTAGGTTATCTTATGGGAAGTCATTTTGGCAGTTGGGTTGGAGGTAGGATAGGACTGATGGTATACGATATCGGCAATGGATTGCATTATTTGCTTCAATTTGTCGAACCAGAAGCAAACACTGGTTCCGAAGATGTTTATAATGCAGAAGAAAATGAAGGCAATTATTGGAGGCGAGACGACGAAAGTTCTGAGTACTATCAGACTCAAGAAGAGAATTCGGAGTCTTCAGAAGGTTGGAGTCTTTTCTGA